Proteins encoded within one genomic window of Actinoplanes octamycinicus:
- a CDS encoding TetR/AcrR family transcriptional regulator translates to MTRQSYHHGDLRRALLNAAAEAIAESGVTALSMRDLARRAGVSHAAPAHHFADKAGLLTALATDGFDQLAKALATSRLASSSLLELGVTYLRFALAHRAVFEVMFRTDLYHADDPDLLAARRQAADALYAGMTDLPDAPLAGPGVEVPARPAREGASELVSDEVREVGLAAWSMVHGFATLWLSGAFPDSAHEDPEDAARLILGRVRQMGG, encoded by the coding sequence ATGACCAGGCAGAGCTATCACCACGGTGACCTGCGCCGCGCCCTGCTCAACGCGGCGGCCGAAGCGATCGCCGAGTCCGGCGTCACCGCCCTCAGCATGCGTGACCTGGCCCGCCGCGCCGGGGTTTCGCACGCCGCGCCGGCTCACCACTTCGCGGACAAGGCCGGGCTGCTCACCGCCCTGGCCACCGACGGCTTCGACCAGCTGGCCAAGGCCCTGGCCACCTCCCGGCTGGCCAGCAGCAGCCTGCTCGAGCTGGGGGTGACCTATCTCCGGTTCGCGCTGGCGCACCGGGCGGTCTTCGAGGTGATGTTCCGGACCGACCTCTACCACGCCGACGACCCGGACCTGCTCGCCGCGCGCCGGCAGGCGGCGGACGCGCTCTACGCCGGGATGACCGACCTGCCGGACGCGCCACTGGCCGGGCCCGGGGTGGAGGTGCCCGCCCGGCCGGCCCGCGAGGGCGCCTCCGAGCTGGTCTCCGACGAGGTGCGGGAGGTGGGGCTGGCCGCCTGGTCGATGGTGCACGGGTTCGCCACGCTGTGGCTCAGCGGCGCCTTCCCGGACAGCGCCCACGAGGACCCGGAGGACGCGGCCCGGCTGATCCTGGGCCGCGTCCGGCAGATGGGCGGCTGA
- a CDS encoding DedA family protein produces MTELLTMLASPAWVYLALFGFLAVDALIPVVPIQAIMITSGALTVYGDMNLAVVILVGALGMFTGDAIAFVLGRSTGHRLSALRARFAPRNEEGGNSRTRQAAERFTRGLRRPGPLVVLLCRFVPGGRMASGYHAGRSQYPIKLFVGYDGAAAICWACYGGLVGHLGGTAITQSAWRLFAIAATAALIFGTAGWVLALFGGKPSPGESGAPSLSENGTRSLSESGTPSPGESGTPQPAAPVTESRAASADVPPPRSSPTATDRS; encoded by the coding sequence ATGACCGAGCTGCTGACCATGTTGGCGTCGCCGGCGTGGGTTTACCTCGCGTTGTTCGGCTTCCTCGCGGTGGACGCCCTGATCCCGGTGGTGCCGATCCAGGCCATCATGATCACGTCCGGCGCGCTGACCGTCTACGGCGACATGAACCTGGCCGTGGTGATCCTGGTCGGGGCGCTCGGCATGTTCACCGGGGATGCGATCGCCTTCGTCCTGGGCCGGTCGACCGGGCACCGGCTGAGCGCGTTACGCGCCCGGTTCGCCCCGCGGAACGAGGAAGGCGGGAATTCGCGGACCCGGCAGGCCGCCGAGCGCTTCACCCGCGGCCTGCGCCGGCCCGGCCCGCTGGTGGTGCTGCTCTGCCGGTTCGTGCCGGGCGGCCGGATGGCGTCGGGGTACCACGCCGGCCGCAGCCAGTACCCGATCAAGCTGTTCGTCGGGTACGACGGCGCCGCCGCGATCTGCTGGGCCTGTTACGGCGGGCTGGTCGGGCACCTGGGCGGCACCGCGATCACCCAGTCCGCCTGGCGGCTGTTCGCGATCGCGGCGACCGCCGCGCTGATCTTCGGCACGGCCGGCTGGGTCCTCGCCCTGTTCGGCGGGAAGCCTTCGCCCGGCGAGAGCGGGGCTCCTTCGCTCAGCGAGAACGGGACACGCTCGCTCAGCGAGAGCGGGACGCCGTCGCCCGGCGAGAGCGGGACACCTCAGCCGGCCGCCCCGGTCACTGAATCTCGTGCTGCATCAGCTGACGTGCCGCCTCCGCGATCGAGCCCGACAGCGACGGATAGATCGTGA
- a CDS encoding NAD(P)H-quinone dehydrogenase, which yields MSRIVIIGGGPGGYEAALVAAQLDADVTLVEADGPGGACVLTDCVPSKTFIASSEVMTGYRNNDAFGIRSSGLDGVSVDAVAVNERVKKLALAQSGDIQTKLVKAGVDVVRGRARMGEDRLGHTHQVLITPEGGAQYAIEADTVLLATGATPRVLPTARPDGERILDWRQVYDLTELPEHLVVIGSGVTGAEFASAYLAMGVKVTLVSSRERVMPHEDADAAMAIERVFRDRGMTILSQSRGDSVVNTGNGVRVTLSGGKVIEASHALIAVGAIPNTADLGLAEYGVAVGNGGYVTVDRVSRTNVPGIYAAGDCTGVLPLASVAAMQGRIAIWHAMGEAVAPLRLRTVSANVFTDPELATVGVSQNEVDSGRTPARQVMLPLTGNARAKMAGLQDGFVKLFCRPATGQVIGGVVVAPKASELILPITMAIENNLTVDQLAHTITIYPSLSGSIAEAARQLMQHEIQ from the coding sequence GTGAGTCGGATCGTGATCATCGGTGGGGGACCGGGCGGTTATGAGGCGGCTCTGGTCGCCGCACAGCTCGATGCCGATGTGACCCTGGTCGAGGCGGACGGCCCCGGTGGCGCCTGTGTGCTGACCGACTGTGTGCCGTCGAAGACCTTCATCGCCAGCTCCGAGGTGATGACCGGGTACCGCAACAACGACGCCTTCGGGATCCGCTCCAGCGGGCTGGACGGGGTCAGCGTCGACGCGGTCGCGGTCAACGAGCGGGTCAAGAAACTGGCCCTGGCGCAGTCCGGCGACATCCAGACCAAGCTGGTCAAGGCCGGGGTGGACGTGGTCCGCGGCCGGGCCCGGATGGGCGAGGACCGGCTCGGCCACACCCACCAGGTGCTGATCACCCCGGAGGGCGGCGCGCAGTACGCGATCGAGGCCGACACCGTCCTGCTGGCCACCGGCGCCACCCCGCGGGTGCTGCCCACCGCCCGCCCGGACGGCGAGCGGATCCTGGACTGGCGGCAGGTGTACGACCTGACCGAGCTGCCCGAGCACCTGGTGGTGATCGGCTCCGGTGTGACCGGTGCCGAGTTCGCCAGCGCCTACCTGGCGATGGGCGTGAAGGTGACGTTGGTCTCCAGTCGCGAGCGGGTGATGCCGCACGAGGACGCGGACGCCGCGATGGCGATCGAGCGGGTCTTCCGCGACCGGGGGATGACCATTCTCAGTCAGTCCCGCGGTGACTCGGTGGTGAACACCGGCAACGGCGTCCGGGTCACCCTGTCCGGCGGCAAGGTGATCGAGGCCTCGCACGCGCTGATCGCGGTCGGCGCCATCCCGAACACCGCCGACCTGGGCCTGGCCGAGTACGGCGTGGCGGTCGGCAACGGCGGGTACGTCACCGTCGACCGGGTGTCCCGGACCAACGTGCCGGGCATCTACGCGGCCGGTGACTGCACCGGTGTGCTGCCGCTGGCCAGCGTCGCCGCCATGCAGGGCCGGATCGCGATCTGGCACGCGATGGGCGAGGCGGTGGCCCCGCTGCGGCTGCGTACCGTCTCGGCGAACGTGTTCACCGACCCGGAGCTGGCCACCGTCGGCGTCTCGCAGAACGAGGTGGACTCCGGGCGTACCCCGGCCCGCCAGGTGATGCTGCCGCTGACCGGCAACGCCCGGGCCAAGATGGCCGGCCTGCAGGACGGGTTCGTCAAGCTGTTCTGCCGCCCGGCGACCGGTCAGGTGATCGGCGGCGTGGTGGTGGCGCCCAAGGCGAGCGAGCTGATCCTGCCGATCACCATGGCGATCGAGAACAACCTGACCGTGGACCAGCTGGCCCACACCATCACGATCTATCCGTCGCTGTCGGGCTCGATCGCGGAGGCGGCACGTCAGCTGATGCAGCACGAGATTCAGTGA
- a CDS encoding gamma-glutamylcyclotransferase, which yields MRHYAAYGSNLDPARMLAYCPHSPMVGVGWIEGWRLTFAGEGEMGWEGAVTTIVESPGDRVFVSLYDVHPWDAAQLDEVEGVPAGTYQKLTVRVSTLDGEVPAWVYVFAGYEGGLPTAWYLSEIASAAEKAGAPDDYVSELRHRPTGTASPES from the coding sequence GTGCGTCATTACGCCGCGTATGGCTCGAACCTGGACCCCGCCCGCATGCTGGCCTACTGTCCGCACTCGCCCATGGTGGGCGTGGGGTGGATCGAGGGCTGGCGTCTCACCTTCGCCGGAGAGGGGGAAATGGGCTGGGAGGGAGCGGTGACGACGATCGTCGAGTCGCCCGGCGACCGCGTCTTCGTCTCGCTCTACGACGTGCATCCGTGGGATGCGGCACAGCTCGACGAGGTCGAGGGGGTGCCGGCCGGGACGTACCAGAAACTCACCGTGCGTGTATCGACGCTCGACGGTGAGGTGCCCGCCTGGGTCTACGTCTTCGCCGGTTACGAGGGTGGCCTGCCCACCGCGTGGTACCTCTCGGAGATCGCCAGCGCCGCCGAGAAGGCCGGGGCACCCGACGACTACGTCAGCGAGCTGCGGCACCGGCCGACCGGCACGGCGTCGCCGGAGAGCTAG
- a CDS encoding GNAT family N-acetyltransferase, protein MSAQLPAGWSTRRPTLDDVPLILSLVHASDIAAVGEPDFTADEVREELTGPNTDMSRDSWLAFDADGRIAGWAYPRNPTGQARDLLEVYVWPERGLPAQRPLLELMLARMAERAAELGHDPYAVRAAALPTEERYIELLTAAGFTFLKQHARMRMALDGVSPEAPEPPAGVTIRPVRPDDEAEMRRFHAVIEEAFLDSDHPSAGYADWRRQFEAETTVSFDEWFVAEADGELAGVLQSADPDEGTNEAWVRSLAVLRSYRKRGLGEALLRRAFAVYAAKGRPLVGLGVDMANPTEAARLYRKVGMTPLYRANVYQTTVKAA, encoded by the coding sequence ATGAGCGCGCAGCTGCCGGCCGGCTGGAGCACCCGCCGGCCCACCCTCGACGACGTGCCGCTGATCCTGTCCCTGGTGCACGCCAGCGACATCGCCGCGGTCGGCGAGCCGGACTTCACCGCCGACGAGGTGCGCGAGGAGCTGACCGGGCCGAACACCGACATGTCCCGGGACTCCTGGCTGGCCTTCGACGCCGACGGGCGGATCGCCGGGTGGGCCTATCCGCGGAACCCGACCGGCCAGGCCCGCGACCTGCTCGAGGTGTACGTCTGGCCGGAGCGCGGGCTGCCCGCCCAGCGCCCGTTGCTGGAGCTGATGCTGGCCCGGATGGCGGAGCGGGCCGCCGAGCTGGGCCACGACCCGTACGCGGTGCGGGCCGCCGCGCTGCCGACCGAGGAGCGGTACATCGAGCTGCTCACCGCGGCCGGGTTCACCTTCCTCAAGCAGCACGCCCGGATGCGGATGGCGCTGGACGGTGTCTCGCCCGAGGCCCCCGAGCCGCCGGCGGGGGTGACCATCCGGCCGGTGCGGCCCGACGACGAGGCCGAGATGCGCCGCTTCCACGCGGTGATCGAGGAGGCGTTCCTCGACTCCGACCACCCGTCGGCGGGCTACGCCGACTGGCGGCGGCAGTTCGAGGCGGAGACCACGGTCTCCTTCGACGAGTGGTTCGTCGCCGAGGCGGACGGCGAGCTGGCCGGCGTGCTCCAGTCGGCCGATCCGGACGAGGGGACCAACGAGGCCTGGGTACGCAGCCTGGCCGTGCTCCGGTCGTACCGTAAGAGGGGTTTGGGGGAAGCCTTGCTGCGCCGGGCCTTCGCGGTCTACGCGGCGAAGGGCCGGCCGCTGGTCGGCCTGGGCGTGGACATGGCGAACCCGACCGAGGCCGCGCGGTTGTACCGGAAGGTCGGGATGACCCCGCTCTACCGGGCGAACGTCTATCAGACCACCGTCAAGGCGGCCTGA
- a CDS encoding SCO6745 family protein: MTPEQAAANAKAGLATIVGAFAESPQTLRRARLLGLSGWAYHVSARAGALGDVRPETVAAALAFIAPEAVTEGWESTAKSSQPAEVASWHLRELCSWGEKEVGGFPRLGRLVELAGRVVDAVDPAGLPLFAAWRAMPMPSQEPGAQAAVLLHLLHEHRQGVYVIAVRAGGLTPLEAIIAGPEGETGAVAFGWQPPYPTAGPLVRRLMWAEAVANSLAGQAYATLDRPERVEFAGLLESLTHRFAR; the protein is encoded by the coding sequence GTGACCCCGGAACAGGCAGCCGCCAACGCCAAAGCCGGCCTCGCCACCATCGTCGGCGCCTTCGCCGAGTCGCCGCAGACCCTGCGCCGGGCCCGCCTGCTGGGCCTCTCCGGCTGGGCCTACCACGTCTCCGCCCGGGCCGGCGCGCTCGGCGACGTGCGGCCCGAGACGGTGGCCGCGGCGCTCGCCTTCATCGCGCCCGAGGCGGTCACCGAGGGCTGGGAGTCGACCGCGAAAAGCTCGCAGCCGGCCGAGGTGGCCAGCTGGCATCTGCGGGAGCTGTGCTCCTGGGGCGAGAAGGAGGTCGGCGGCTTCCCCCGGCTGGGCCGGCTGGTCGAGCTGGCCGGGCGGGTGGTCGACGCGGTCGACCCGGCCGGGCTGCCGCTCTTCGCCGCCTGGCGGGCCATGCCGATGCCCAGCCAGGAGCCGGGCGCGCAGGCCGCGGTGCTGCTGCACCTGCTGCACGAGCACCGGCAGGGGGTCTACGTGATCGCGGTCCGGGCCGGTGGGCTGACCCCGCTCGAAGCGATCATCGCGGGCCCGGAGGGCGAGACCGGCGCGGTCGCCTTCGGCTGGCAGCCGCCCTACCCGACGGCCGGTCCGCTGGTGCGCCGGCTGATGTGGGCCGAGGCGGTGGCGAACTCGCTGGCCGGTCAGGCCTACGCGACGCTGGACCGGCCGGAGCGGGTGGAGTTCGCCGGCCTACTGGAGTCGTTGACCCACCGCTTCGCCCGCTGA
- a CDS encoding MBL fold metallo-hydrolase: protein MRITKFTHSCLRIEGAGVLVVDPGEFSEESALDGADAVVITHEHSDHVDVAALTAAVHRRPELRVFAHQDVLKLLGEISGATTAVTAGEEFEAAGFRLRAYGGQHAIIHPYVPRFANLGFLISDETTNMYHPGDSFVVPEDVTVDTLGIPLNAPWMKVAEAIAFARAVRPGRAFAIHDGLLNERGAAVSDKHLEGFAETKYQHLAPGTTLD, encoded by the coding sequence GTGCGTATCACGAAGTTCACTCATTCCTGTCTACGGATCGAGGGGGCGGGGGTGCTCGTCGTCGATCCGGGGGAGTTCTCCGAGGAGTCGGCGCTGGACGGGGCGGACGCCGTGGTGATCACCCACGAGCACTCCGACCACGTGGACGTCGCGGCGCTCACCGCGGCCGTGCACCGCCGCCCGGAGCTGCGCGTCTTCGCGCACCAGGACGTGCTGAAGCTGCTCGGCGAGATCAGCGGGGCGACCACCGCGGTGACCGCCGGCGAGGAGTTCGAGGCGGCCGGGTTCCGCCTGCGGGCCTACGGCGGCCAGCACGCGATCATCCATCCGTACGTCCCGCGCTTCGCCAACCTGGGCTTCCTGATCAGCGACGAGACCACGAACATGTACCACCCGGGCGACTCGTTCGTGGTCCCGGAGGACGTCACCGTCGACACCCTGGGCATCCCGCTGAACGCGCCGTGGATGAAGGTGGCCGAGGCGATCGCGTTCGCTCGCGCGGTCCGGCCGGGCCGCGCCTTCGCGATCCACGACGGGTTGCTCAACGAGCGTGGCGCGGCCGTCTCGGACAAGCACCTGGAGGGCTTCGCCGAGACGAAGTACCAGCACCTGGCGCCCGGCACCACGCTCGACTGA
- a CDS encoding DUF4349 domain-containing protein, whose translation MRKRGYLALGAVLLSGALLAGCGSGDSASSDSVSNDSGKAAPAAGQAEPAAPQAAEGQAGDPATQRGKDTTAEAPDLRVDQRSIIYTGTITVQVKDVNAAAARITGITAGAGGFLGGDERQSGDGGSDTATMKLRIPAAKFDSALKQIADLGDEKSREINTQDVTEEVVDLDARITVQQARVDSGRRLLSQTKTLNDLVMLEKEVATRESDLASLQAKKRRLADLTALSTVTVVLLGPEAPPPSGAGDEPGGFLAGLRSGWNALGDSLAVLLTVLGALLPWLIALGVPAAAVFYLRRRYRRDHPDKELPAPPAEAPATP comes from the coding sequence ATGCGGAAACGGGGATATCTCGCTCTCGGCGCCGTGCTGCTCAGCGGCGCCCTACTGGCCGGCTGCGGCAGCGGGGACTCGGCCTCCTCCGACAGCGTGTCGAACGACAGCGGCAAGGCGGCACCGGCCGCCGGGCAGGCCGAACCGGCCGCGCCGCAGGCGGCCGAGGGGCAGGCCGGCGACCCGGCCACCCAGCGGGGCAAGGACACCACCGCCGAGGCGCCCGACCTGCGCGTCGACCAGCGCTCGATCATCTACACCGGGACGATCACGGTGCAGGTCAAGGACGTCAACGCGGCGGCCGCCCGGATCACCGGGATCACCGCCGGGGCGGGCGGCTTTCTCGGCGGCGACGAACGGCAGAGCGGCGACGGCGGCTCGGACACCGCCACCATGAAGCTGCGGATCCCGGCCGCCAAGTTCGACTCGGCGCTCAAGCAGATCGCCGACCTCGGCGACGAGAAGAGCCGGGAGATCAACACTCAGGACGTCACCGAGGAGGTGGTCGACCTGGACGCCCGGATCACGGTGCAGCAGGCCCGGGTGGACAGCGGCCGCCGGCTGCTGAGCCAGACGAAGACACTGAACGACCTGGTGATGCTGGAGAAGGAGGTGGCCACCCGGGAGTCCGACCTGGCGTCGCTGCAGGCCAAGAAGCGCCGGCTGGCCGACCTGACCGCGCTCAGCACGGTCACCGTGGTGCTGCTCGGCCCGGAGGCCCCGCCGCCGTCCGGCGCCGGCGACGAGCCCGGCGGTTTCCTGGCCGGCCTGCGGAGCGGGTGGAACGCCCTCGGCGACTCGCTCGCGGTGCTGCTCACCGTGCTCGGCGCGCTGCTCCCCTGGCTGATCGCCCTGGGCGTGCCCGCGGCGGCCGTCTTCTACCTGCGTCGCCGCTACCGCCGCGACCACCCGGACAAGGAGCTGCCGGCCCCGCCCGCCGAGGCCCCGGCCACCCCGTGA
- a CDS encoding IS110 family transposase: MWFCRDDGKVNGYMGQLIIGVDPHKRSATIEIINEREQVLARGRYGTDTGGYQQMLAAGRRHAGRVWAVEGCNGIGRHLAQRLVADGETVLDVPAKLAAKARNFDTGHGRKTDGHDAHHIAVTALRTPGLRRVHADGATVALRLLADRRDQLGATRTETINRLHQLLLELIPGGAKKNLTTDQARTLLERVSVPAGDIVTATRYQLAGDLADELTTLDTKIKAANRQLKTVLAATGTQLTSLNGIGPSGAARLLGDIGDISRFPTRGHFATWNGTAPIDVSSGDNHHHRLNRAGNRRINRVLHIMAITQLRFDTPGRAYYQRKRAEGKTAMEAMRALKRRLSDTVYRQMIKDDHTAQQTATGPGGHTGATLNSSAADPNPKIDTSEKSQPGPANHHPKTPLTPTP; encoded by the coding sequence GTGTGGTTCTGCCGCGACGACGGGAAGGTCAACGGGTACATGGGTCAGCTGATCATTGGAGTCGATCCGCACAAGCGGTCCGCGACGATCGAGATCATCAACGAGCGTGAACAGGTGCTGGCCCGTGGCAGGTACGGCACCGACACCGGTGGCTACCAGCAGATGCTCGCCGCCGGCCGCCGTCACGCCGGCCGGGTGTGGGCGGTCGAGGGCTGTAACGGCATCGGCCGGCACCTGGCCCAGCGGCTGGTCGCCGACGGCGAAACCGTGCTGGACGTCCCGGCGAAACTCGCCGCGAAAGCCCGCAACTTTGACACCGGGCACGGCCGTAAAACCGACGGTCACGACGCGCACCACATCGCGGTGACCGCCCTGCGCACCCCGGGCCTGCGCCGCGTTCACGCCGACGGCGCCACCGTCGCGCTGCGGCTGCTGGCCGACCGCCGCGACCAGCTCGGCGCCACCCGCACCGAGACCATCAACCGGCTGCACCAGCTACTGCTCGAACTGATCCCCGGCGGCGCGAAGAAGAACCTGACCACCGACCAGGCCCGCACCCTGCTCGAACGCGTCAGCGTCCCGGCCGGCGACATCGTCACCGCCACCCGCTATCAGCTGGCCGGCGACCTGGCCGACGAGCTCACCACCCTGGACACCAAGATCAAAGCAGCCAACCGGCAGCTGAAGACCGTGCTGGCCGCCACCGGCACCCAGCTGACCAGCCTCAACGGCATCGGCCCCTCCGGCGCCGCCCGCCTGCTCGGCGACATCGGCGACATCAGCCGCTTCCCGACCCGCGGGCACTTCGCCACCTGGAACGGCACCGCCCCCATCGACGTGTCCTCCGGCGACAACCATCATCACCGGCTCAACCGGGCCGGGAACCGGCGCATCAACCGGGTCCTGCACATCATGGCCATCACCCAGCTCCGCTTCGACACCCCCGGCCGCGCCTACTACCAGCGCAAACGCGCCGAAGGCAAAACCGCGATGGAAGCCATGCGAGCGTTGAAACGACGCCTGTCCGACACCGTCTACCGCCAAATGATCAAAGACGACCACACGGCACAACAGACAGCGACGGGTCCGGGAGGACACACGGGGGCGACTCTGAACTCCAGCGCGGCCGACCCAAACCCCAAGATCGACACTTCGGAAAAGTCACAACCCGGACCCGCCAACCACCACCCTAAAACACCCCTCACACCAACCCCTTGA
- a CDS encoding amidohydrolase gives MTTALTAPEGADTAWPGPLPGADPLPGQLDRWLAARGAELVAIRRHIHAHPEPSHAEFETAALVARELTLAGLQPRMLPRGNGVICDIGQGDRVVAFRADLDALPLHDLKDVPYRSTVDKLAHACGHDVHTTVLLGLGMALAQLDEQGELPGRVRLLFQPAEEAIPSGAPEVIAAGALKDVAAIYALHCYPQLPSGLVGVRSGPFTAAADTVRVTLSGPGGHTARPHLTADLVHALGRVIVDVPALLDRRVDPRAGVSLVWGSVHAGQAFNAIPGTGEVSGTVRILNRDAWREAPEMITKLIRDVVAATGAEVEVEYKRGVPPVINDRMATAIVAGAAGAALGADRVVEAEISMGGEDFSFYLEHVPGAMIRLGTGVPGSDVRHDLHQGDFDVDENCIGHGIRVMTHTALAALSTGAF, from the coding sequence GTGACTACTGCACTGACGGCGCCGGAGGGCGCCGATACGGCGTGGCCCGGGCCCCTGCCCGGCGCTGATCCACTGCCCGGCCAGCTGGACCGCTGGCTCGCCGCCCGGGGAGCCGAGCTGGTAGCGATTCGTCGGCACATCCACGCGCACCCGGAGCCGTCACACGCCGAGTTCGAGACCGCGGCGCTGGTCGCCCGGGAGCTGACCCTGGCCGGGCTGCAGCCGCGGATGCTGCCCCGGGGCAACGGGGTGATCTGCGACATCGGCCAGGGTGACCGGGTGGTCGCCTTCCGGGCCGACCTGGACGCGCTGCCGCTGCACGACCTGAAGGACGTGCCGTACCGGAGCACCGTCGACAAGCTGGCCCACGCCTGCGGCCACGACGTGCACACCACCGTGCTGCTCGGCCTCGGCATGGCCCTGGCCCAGCTGGACGAGCAGGGCGAGCTGCCCGGCCGGGTGCGGCTGCTGTTCCAGCCGGCCGAGGAGGCGATCCCGTCCGGCGCGCCCGAGGTGATCGCCGCCGGCGCGCTCAAGGACGTCGCCGCGATCTACGCCCTGCACTGCTACCCGCAGCTGCCGTCCGGCCTGGTCGGGGTCCGCTCCGGCCCGTTCACCGCGGCCGCCGACACGGTCCGGGTGACGCTCTCCGGCCCGGGCGGGCACACCGCGCGCCCGCACCTGACCGCCGACCTGGTGCACGCGCTGGGCCGGGTGATCGTCGACGTGCCGGCCCTGCTGGACCGCCGGGTCGACCCGCGCGCCGGGGTCTCGCTGGTCTGGGGCTCGGTGCACGCCGGCCAGGCGTTCAACGCGATCCCCGGCACCGGCGAGGTCAGCGGCACGGTCCGGATCCTGAACCGGGATGCCTGGCGCGAGGCCCCCGAGATGATCACCAAGCTGATCCGCGACGTGGTCGCCGCGACCGGCGCCGAGGTCGAGGTGGAATACAAGCGTGGCGTCCCGCCGGTGATCAACGACCGGATGGCCACCGCCATCGTCGCGGGCGCGGCCGGCGCGGCCCTCGGCGCCGACCGGGTGGTCGAGGCCGAGATCAGCATGGGCGGCGAGGACTTCTCGTTCTACCTGGAGCACGTGCCGGGCGCGATGATCCGCCTCGGCACCGGCGTGCCCGGCTCGGACGTCCGCCACGACCTGCACCAGGGCGATTTCGACGTCGACGAGAACTGCATCGGCCACGGCATCCGGGTCATGACGCACACCGCTCTGGCCGCGCTGTCGACCGGCGCCTTCTGA
- a CDS encoding acyl-CoA mutase large subunit family protein, with protein sequence MNAESGFTIKPVYGPDDVPPSAGSDQPGEFPYTRGVYPTMYTKRPWTMRQYAGFGTAAESNARYHQLLKAGTMGLSVAFDLPTQMGYDSDDPIAHGEVGKVGVAIDSIDDMRRLFDGIPLDQVSTSMTINAPGSVLLLLYQLVAEEQGVPGAALQGTIQNDILKEYIARGTYIFPPKPSLRLVADTFAYCRAEIPKWNTISISGYHMAEAGATPAQEIAFTLANGIEYVRAAIAAGLAVDDFAPRLSFFFVARTTLLEEIAKFRAARRMWARIMRDDFGATDPKSMMLRFHTQTAGVQLTAQQPEVNLIRVAIQALGAVAGGTQSLHTNSYDEAIALPTEKSARLALRTQQVLAYESGLTGTVDPFAGSYAVEAMTDEVEREATALIERVFEYGSAVDAIEQGFQKSEIEQSAYRIANEIDNGDRVVVGVNRFTMDAEEKYEPLRVDPAIEAAQAARLGRLRAERDDPAVQRALADLAKAAAGSTNVLPLMKEALRLRATVGEVCHTLRGVWGVYRPVERF encoded by the coding sequence GTGAACGCAGAGTCGGGTTTCACCATCAAGCCGGTCTACGGCCCGGACGACGTGCCGCCGAGTGCGGGCAGCGACCAGCCGGGTGAGTTTCCCTACACCCGGGGCGTGTACCCGACGATGTACACGAAACGGCCCTGGACCATGCGGCAGTACGCCGGTTTCGGCACCGCCGCCGAGTCCAACGCGCGCTACCACCAGCTGCTGAAAGCCGGCACGATGGGCCTCTCGGTGGCGTTCGACCTGCCCACCCAGATGGGCTACGACTCGGACGACCCGATCGCGCACGGCGAGGTGGGCAAGGTCGGCGTGGCGATCGACTCGATCGACGACATGCGGCGGCTCTTCGACGGCATCCCGCTCGACCAGGTCTCCACGTCGATGACGATCAACGCGCCCGGCTCGGTGCTGCTGCTGCTCTACCAGCTGGTCGCCGAGGAGCAGGGGGTGCCCGGCGCCGCCCTGCAGGGCACCATCCAGAACGACATCCTCAAGGAGTACATCGCCCGCGGGACCTACATCTTCCCGCCCAAGCCGTCGCTGCGCCTGGTCGCCGACACGTTCGCCTACTGCCGGGCCGAGATCCCGAAGTGGAACACCATCTCGATCTCCGGCTACCACATGGCCGAGGCCGGCGCGACGCCCGCGCAGGAGATCGCGTTCACCCTGGCCAACGGCATCGAGTACGTGCGCGCCGCGATCGCCGCCGGCCTGGCCGTGGACGACTTCGCGCCCCGGCTGAGCTTCTTCTTCGTGGCCCGGACCACGCTGCTGGAGGAGATCGCCAAGTTCCGCGCCGCCCGCCGGATGTGGGCCCGGATCATGCGCGACGACTTCGGCGCCACGGACCCCAAGTCGATGATGCTGCGGTTCCACACCCAGACCGCCGGGGTCCAGCTCACCGCGCAGCAGCCGGAGGTCAACCTGATCCGGGTGGCGATCCAGGCGCTCGGCGCGGTGGCCGGCGGCACCCAGTCGCTGCACACCAACTCGTACGACGAGGCGATCGCCCTGCCCACCGAGAAGTCCGCCCGGCTGGCCCTGCGCACCCAGCAGGTGCTCGCCTACGAGAGCGGCCTGACCGGCACCGTCGACCCGTTCGCCGGCTCCTACGCGGTGGAGGCGATGACCGACGAGGTGGAGCGCGAGGCGACCGCCCTGATCGAGCGGGTCTTCGAGTACGGCTCCGCGGTGGACGCCATCGAGCAGGGCTTCCAGAAGTCGGAGATCGAACAGTCGGCGTACCGGATCGCCAACGAGATCGACAACGGCGACCGGGTGGTGGTCGGCGTCAACCGGTTCACCATGGACGCCGAGGAGAAGTACGAGCCGCTGCGCGTCGATCCGGCGATCGAGGCCGCCCAGGCGGCGCGGCTGGGCCGCCTCCGGGCCGAGCGCGACGACCCGGCCGTGCAGCGCGCCCTGGCGGATCTGGCGAAGGCCGCCGCCGGAAGCACGAACGTCCTACCGTTGATGAAGGAGGCGTTGCGGCTCCGTGCGACCGTGGGAGAGGTCTGTCACACGTTGCGCGGTGTGTGGGGCGTCTACCGGCCGGTCGAACGGTTCTGA